From the Pseudanabaena sp. FACHB-2040 genome, the window TCAACTGTATTTAGTTTGCTAGCGGCAGGAGGACCGGTTATGGTTCCTATCCTTGGCTGCTCTGTTTTGACCTTTGCGACTGCCTTTGAACGCGCTCTGTTTTGGACTAGCCTGCTGCGGCGAGAGGAGCGAATTGTCAACGACGTGCTAGATGCGGCTCGACGGGATTTAAACGAGGCCGCTGCGATCGCAGCCGAATCCAAAGATCTGCCCATTGGCCGCTTTCTGCTCGCCCCCCTGCGGCTCAAAAACCCCTCCCCCGAAACCTTTCGGCTGGCGATGGAAGCTGCTGGCGACAAAGAATTTGTCAGGATGCGCAAAGGCGATAAGCTGCTAGAAACCATTGTGGCCGTCTCGCCGCTGTTGGGCC encodes:
- a CDS encoding MotA/TolQ/ExbB proton channel family protein encodes the protein MSTVFSLLAAGGPVMVPILGCSVLTFATAFERALFWTSLLRREERIVNDVLDAARRDLNEAAAIAAESKDLPIGRFLLAPLRLKNPSPETFRLAMEAAGDKEFVRMRKGDKLLETIVAVSPLLGLLGTVTGLIGTFSNLNIGGGGTGEETSRAAAGIGEALITTAAGMVVAIVALLAFRLLVTLQAQQMDYFSEAGNELDLIYRQYWYEPAITSTDRHQPDNRGPSGEIALERY